One window of the Melospiza melodia melodia isolate bMelMel2 chromosome 15, bMelMel2.pri, whole genome shotgun sequence genome contains the following:
- the ARRDC4 gene encoding arrestin domain-containing protein 4 — translation MRAPPPAPPPLPVYPQAVHVVAAPRHWPARRGPAAAPPIAALSTRSRPRAIGPGAAITQRDALRACARRVPMRRGRRGGPRRMAAREAAGRPMGSARGARRGRARFPRGRGAMAAAGPGPGAGGAVKTLALVLEDEARRGGGGGGYCSGDTVSGQVLLELAGPLPLRGLRLEAAGRARVAWSESPGAVPGAGTWGVAVRAPGPGPRREAEVRYLDIRQSLLRDPPEGEENLILLDGRHEFPFSFQLPQEPLVTSFTGKYGSIQYYVKAVLERPAVPDQSVQTELQVISHIDVSSPALLTPVLRSQEKMVGCWFFTSGPVSLSAKIERKGYCNGEAIPIYAEIENCSSRLIVPKAAIFQTQTYLASGKTKTFRQMVANVRGNHIASGSTDTWNGKTLKIPPVSPSILDCCIIRVEYSLAVYIHIPGAKKLMIEMPVVIGTIPCIGFSSRNSSITSQFSMDMSWLALTMPEQPEAPPNYADVVSEEEFSRHVPAYPPPIDCEEQLCCPVFAYIQEFRFQPPPLYSEIDPHPTDVEEVQPVSFML, via the exons ATGagggccccgcccccggccccgcccccgctccCTGTTTACCCACAGGCTGTGCACGTGGTGGCCGCGCCGCGCCATTGGCCCGCGCGCCGGGGCCCTGCCGCCGCCCCGCCAATCGCCGCGCTGTCCACGCGCTCTCGCCCGCGCGCGATTGGCCCCGGCGCGGCGATCACGCAGCGTGACGCACTCCGGGCGTGCGCCCGCCGAGTACCAATGAGGCGGGGGCGCAGGGGCGGCCCGCGGCGAATGGCGGCGCGCGAGGCCGCGGGGCGGCCAATGGGCAGCGCGCGGGG CGCTCGGCGAGGGCGGGCGCGGTTCCCCCGCGGCCGGGGAGCGatggcggcggccgggccgggccccggggccggcggcgcggTGAAGACGCTGGCCCTGGTGCTGGAGGACGAGGCCCggcgcggcggaggcggcggcggctaCTGCAGCGGCGACACGGTGTCGgggcaggtgctgctggagctggcggGGCCGCTGCCGCTCCGCGGGCTGCGCCTGGAGGCCGCGGGCCGGGCGCGCGTCGCTTGGAGCGAGAGCCCCGGCGCGGTGCCCGGGGCGGGCACGTGGGGGGTGGCGGTGCGggccccggggccggggccgcggcgggAGGCGGAGGTGCGGTACCTGGACATCCGGCAGAGCCTCCTGCGGGACCCACCCGAAG GTGAGGAAAACTTAATTCTTCTAGATGGAAGACACGAATTTCCGTTCAGCTTTCAGCTCCCTCAAGA ACCTCTGGTGACCTCCTTTACTGGGAAGTATGGCAGTATCCAGTACTACGTGAAAGCAGTGCTGGAGAGGCCTGCTGTGCCTGACCAGAGCgtgcagacagagctgcaggtcatCAGCCATATCGATGTCAGCTCGCCAGCTCTCCTG ACACCTGTTCTAAGAAGTCAGGAGAAGATGGTTGGCTGTTGGTTTTTCACCTCTGGGCCAGTGTCTCTCAGTGCCAAAATTGAGAGGAAGGGATACTGTAATG GGGAAGCCATCCCAATCTATGCAGAAATTGAGAACTGCTCTTCTCGTTTGATTGTTCCAAAAGCTGCCATTTTCCAAACACAAACTTACCTGGCCAGTGGGAAGACAAAAACCTTCCGTCAGATGGTTGCCAATGTCCGAGGAAACCACATTGCCTCTGGGAGTACAGATACCTGGAATGGGAAAACTCTGAAAATCCCACCTGTATCCCCATCTATACTTGACTGCTGCATTATTAGAGTAGAATATTCATTAGCT GTGTATATCCATATTCCTGGTGCTAAGAAATTGATGATTGAAATGCCTGTGGTGATTGGCACTATTCCATGTATTGGATTTTCAAGCAGAAACTCCAGCATTACCAGCCAGTTTAGTATGGATATGAGTTGGCTGGCATTGACCATGCCTGAACAGCCTGAAG CACCACCAAATTATGCTGATGTAGTGTCTGAGGAAGAGTTTTCCAGACATGTTCCTGCTTATCCACCTCCCATTGACTGTGAGGAACAGTTGTGTTGTCCTGTCTTTGCTTACATACAAGAGTTCCGGTTTCAGCCTCCACCTCTTTATTCTGAG ATTGATCCACATCCAACTGATGTAGAAGAAGTTCAGCCCGTTTCATTCATGCTCTGA